The nucleotide window GCCTGCCCAAGCGCTACAGCGGCGGACTACTCTTCGGCCAACTCGTCCCCCGTTTCGACAACCGCATCATCGCCCGCTGTCCGATCACATGGGCGAAGACCTTCGATGAAGCCACTCAATCCGGGCAGACGGAAGACAAGGCGCGTCAACTGGCAGACAAGTTTTCCAAGGTTCCCGCCGCCAAGTGCCGCGAATTCCTCGAATACCGGTTTGCACGCATCCTCGCTAATCTAAGAGCAGACGGCCAGCCGCTTGATCGCGCCCTGCGGAAGCACCTTTGGGATCTGGCTTCTTCCCAAGGCAGCCTCACAGCCGCGACTCTCCAAAAAGAGATCCGTGCCCACTGCGGTGACGTAGAGACCAATACCGAAGCTTATTTCAATCTCCACCCGGACAGCGCGGACGCCTTGGTCCTCGATCCGGTGAAGGACGAAGTCCGCAAGGCCACCGGAGCCCGTGCGAAAATCTCCACCATTTGGAACCTATTGCCTGAACCGGCCAAACAAGCCGCGCAGACGACCTGGAGCCGCGGCAAGAAAATCACTTACGCACAACTGCTGGAAATTTCCGGCAATCCGCCCTCGCTACTGAAGGCCCTCGAAGAAAATTTCGCCAAAGACAACAAGCCGAAGCGTGGCCAGAAGCCCTATGCGACCTTTGAAGACTATCTGCGCAAAAGCGGCGTAGCGGCAAAATACCCCACAGGCCGGGCCCCCTACGCCAAACCGGTGCTGCGGCAGGTGGTGGAGGAAGTGCTCGCGGGATTCGACTCCACCAAGGCCTGCGCCGCCACCGATCCCGAAAAGGGCGAAGCCAAACCGGCGAACGGCGTCCTCTACGATCTCAATGTTCCGACCTCCCGGGTGAGGGAGGTGCAGAACAAGCGTCCGCTCGACCAACTCACCAACAACCACCTCGTCCGCCACCGGCTGTTAATTCTCGACCGTCTGATCGACGATCTCATCACGGAATTCCCCAATCTAGCCAAAGCCGACACACAAGTCATTGTCGAAGTCGCCCGTGAACTCAAAGAGTTCTCCGGCAAAGACCGTGTTGCAATAAAATCGGCCGAAAATGCAAAAATCGCTCAACACAAATCAGCTGAGAAACGACTCATCGAAAAAGGGATCTATCCAACATATGCATTGATCAAAAAGTGCAGGATTGCAATGGATCTCAACTGGACATGTCCATTCACGCATCGAGATTACGGAGAGGCTGAACTGGCCGATTTGCAGTTTGAACACATCATTCCGCGATCCAAACGGCTTTCGGATTCAATGGCGGGCTTGGTCCTTACGCGCGCGGAAATCAACGCATTAAAAGGAAACCGGACTGCTAGGCGCTTCATTTTAGATCATGCAGATGACGATCGGATAGTATCTCCTGACAAATACAAAAAATGGGTCGAATCTTTAAAAGTCGCCCGCAAAGAATCCTATCCGGATGACTACGCGAGACAAAGCGCCCGCAAGCGCTTGCTGATGATCGAGGATTACGAGGACAAGGATCGCACTTTTACTGAAGGGCAGCTCACTCAGACCAGCCATCTCGTAAAACTCGCCACGAAGTCCATCCGCCAAAAACTGGTGGATGCTCCCATCTTCCCTATCCCAGGACCCGTCACCGCAGAAATCCGCAAGGCATGGAAGCTCACCGGCGCTTTAGCACTGGCCTGTCCGGAAGTACTCAATGAGCGGGGCGAAGTCCGCCCCAAAGAGGAGATTCGCAACCTTACCCACCTCCATCACGCCCTCGATGCAGCCACGATCGGCTTTACCGCTCACTATTTTCCATTCATTTTTCACGGAGAGAACCAAAGCGGAAAACTATGGAAGTCTATCATCGCTCGCAACAAAACCGAAGAAGATGTGTGCCGACTTAGGGCCACTCAACTTTACAAGTTCCACACCAAGTTGGACAGCAGGGGGCGAGAGGTGACCCGTGCTTCGCTCAACGATCTCCCTACTGATCTCAAGAATGCTCTAGCGCGGTCCCTAGCTCAGTCTCGCGTCATGCAGCATATCCCCGCCGACCGGTCCGGCACTAGGGCGGAACTCACCACTTGGGGCATCGTCACCCTCGAAGGGAAAGGCACGGACGCGCGCGTCAAGCTCCGGCAGCGCACAACCACTATCGAAAACAAACGGCGAGTGATAGTCCCGAAGGAACGAGAAGAACGTGCAGGCAAACTGCTGGGGCCGATGCCCAAGGCAGGCTCCGGCAAACTCCAAGCCATCTCCGGCGCACTCATTATCAACGAGAACTACGGGCTCTGCCTCGATCCCGCCCCAAGGATCATCTCTTTCCACAATGTCCAGTCCCGCCTCGACGAAATCTGGAAAGCCAATGGAGGCAAGCCAGTTCGAATTCTCCGAAATGGAATGCTGATCAGACTTACAAACCAAGGAGACAGGGACGGAATATGGCAGATCAAATCAATCAAAGCGTCCTTGAAGCTAGATTTGACACGCCCACAGATCTTTGGTCGACCCGATACCGGCCTCGGGGTTTGGCGTGAAGTTTCTGTCGCTGGGTTAATAAAGAGACATTTGGAAATTCTTCCGCAACGTTACACAGGCTATCCCGCATGATGCCGTGTCCTATCACATCGTCAGCATCGATTCTCCCGATTGCTCCCTTTCCTGCAAGGATGGGCAACTGACCTGCAAGAGCGCGGACGGTGAACGGCGTCTTCCTTTGGAAGACATCGCCGCCATTATCGTGACATCCTTTTCCGC belongs to Luteolibacter ambystomatis and includes:
- the cas9 gene encoding type II CRISPR RNA-guided endonuclease Cas9 (Cas9, originally named Csn1, is the large, multifunctional signature protein of type II CRISPR/Cas systems. It is well known even to general audiences because its RNA-guided endonuclease activity has made it a popular tool for custom editing of eukaryotic genomes.); its protein translation is MSLTLAFDIGYASIGWCVLSAPQPAPAQPDIVATGVVTFPTDDCLASQRRNLRRTRRHIRSTRQRIERLKQWLLHHGVLSRQELDRPGHPAPFLLAAAALQKHHQLSAFELWTVLRWYAHNRGYDGNSRWSRDEESGEDTEKETHAIELMQQHGTETMAETVCACLRLDPAKFRKRISSTLPYKTLNAAYPRRVVTQEVGRLLSLHLGQIPGLDPALARMILTADDLTADERKRLTTEGIRLPKRYSGGLLFGQLVPRFDNRIIARCPITWAKTFDEATQSGQTEDKARQLADKFSKVPAAKCREFLEYRFARILANLRADGQPLDRALRKHLWDLASSQGSLTAATLQKEIRAHCGDVETNTEAYFNLHPDSADALVLDPVKDEVRKATGARAKISTIWNLLPEPAKQAAQTTWSRGKKITYAQLLEISGNPPSLLKALEENFAKDNKPKRGQKPYATFEDYLRKSGVAAKYPTGRAPYAKPVLRQVVEEVLAGFDSTKACAATDPEKGEAKPANGVLYDLNVPTSRVREVQNKRPLDQLTNNHLVRHRLLILDRLIDDLITEFPNLAKADTQVIVEVARELKEFSGKDRVAIKSAENAKIAQHKSAEKRLIEKGIYPTYALIKKCRIAMDLNWTCPFTHRDYGEAELADLQFEHIIPRSKRLSDSMAGLVLTRAEINALKGNRTARRFILDHADDDRIVSPDKYKKWVESLKVARKESYPDDYARQSARKRLLMIEDYEDKDRTFTEGQLTQTSHLVKLATKSIRQKLVDAPIFPIPGPVTAEIRKAWKLTGALALACPEVLNERGEVRPKEEIRNLTHLHHALDAATIGFTAHYFPFIFHGENQSGKLWKSIIARNKTEEDVCRLRATQLYKFHTKLDSRGREVTRASLNDLPTDLKNALARSLAQSRVMQHIPADRSGTRAELTTWGIVTLEGKGTDARVKLRQRTTTIENKRRVIVPKEREERAGKLLGPMPKAGSGKLQAISGALIINENYGLCLDPAPRIISFHNVQSRLDEIWKANGGKPVRILRNGMLIRLTNQGDRDGIWQIKSIKASLKLDLTRPQIFGRPDTGLGVWREVSVAGLIKRHLEILPQRYTGYPA